GCGCACGCTGACCATGAACGGCGTGTCCAAGGCCTATGCCATGACCGGCTGGCGCATCGGCTATGCCGCCGGTCCGGTCCAGCTGATCAAGGAGATGGACATGATCCAGGGCCAGCAGACTTCGGGTGCCTGCACCATCGCCCAGTGGGCATCGGTGGAAGCGTTGAACGGCCCGCAGGACTTTATCGCCAAGAACAAGGCGATCTTCCAAGGCAGGCGCGATCTGGTTGTATCGATGCTCAATCAGGCGCGCGGCATCACCTGCCCGTCGCCGGAAGGTGCCTTCTATGTCTATCCGTCCTGTGCCCAACTGATCGGCAAGAAGACGAAAGCCGGCAAGGTGATCGGCACCGACGAGGCCTTCTGTTCGGAACTGCTCGAGGCCGAAGGCGTCGCTGTGGTGTTCGGCTCGGCCTTCGGCCTTGGCCCCAACTTCCGCATCTCCTACGCCACATCGGAGGCGCTGCTGGAGGAAGCCTGCACACGCATCCAGCGCTTTACGGCATCGCTGACCTGATCAGATAGACCTGAGGACGCGGCCGCCGTCCGCGGTCAGGACTCAGCTGCCATACTGCTCGCCGGAAACCGCTTCCAGCCAGTCGACATGGACGCCGTCGAGTGCCTCCTGCATGGCGATATGCGTCATCGCGGTTTTCGGCCCTGCACCATGCCAGTGCTTCTCGCCCGGGGCGAACGAGATGGTATCGCCAGCCCTGATCTCCTGGACCGGGCCGCCCCATGCCTGGGCAAGCCCGGCGCCCGAGGTGACATGGAGCGTCTGGCCGAACGGATGCGTGTGCCAGTGGGTGCGTGCGCCCGGCTCGAAGGCGACCAGCGTGGCCCTGAGCCGCGCCGGCGCCTCCGTCTCGACCATCGGCGTCTGCAGAACCCGGCCGGTGAAATACTTTTCCGGCGCGATAATGGTCGGCACGCTGCCGCAAGCAATGATCTTCATCGTCTGGTCCTGAAACTGGTGGTGAAGCGACCGACGGCAAATGCCGCTGCTGATCGAGGCGAAACACATTCTCGGCCGATATCGGCCGGCGCGCAACCGGCGGTTTCGCCCAGGTGAGGAAGATTCCGGTTTTCTCTCCTTAACCATGAATTTCCCCCGCATGGGGCCGAGAGGCGAAATGACGGCGAATTCAATGTCTTCTTAACGGCTGCGCACTAGCCGTGAGCCTGCATCGCGGGGGCTGGCGGATGAGCATACTGGCAACGATCAAGAACCATAGCGGCCGGATCTACCGCGGCATCCAGGCGCTGCTTGTGCTCAGCATCGGCGCGGCAGTGCTTGGCGCTTTCAATATCTCGCGGGACCTGCCGCCGGGCTGCGCCTTCGCCGTCTCGATCCTGGCCACGAGCCTCGCTTTGCTGGCGTTGATATATATGCGCAGCAGCGTCGTCCATCGCTTGCGGTCGGCGGAGGCGGCGGAGGCGGAAAAGCATCACTTCCTGACCAGGGACGCGATGACCGGGGCGATGACAAGGCGCTATTTTCTCGAAGCGCTACGCGACAGCCTTGGCACCATGCGCGAGCGGCGCGAGGCAACCCTGCTGCTGATCGACCTCGACCATTTCAAGCAGCTCAACGACACGTTCGGACATCAGTTCGGCGACCTCACCCTCATGCATCTGGTCAAGACCGCCGAACGCATCTTTGCCGGCAGCATGGTCGGGCGCCTCGGCGGCGACGAATTCGGCGTCATCATCCCGCACGCAGACCTCAACGCCATCAACAAGAATGTCAGGCAATTGCTGGATGCCATGCGGGCGGGCAAATCGCATGAAGGCAAGATCATTCCGCTCTCCATTTCGCTCGGCGTGGCGCTGGCGCCCGCCCATGCCTCGAACACGACGGAACTGATGCTGGTTGCCGACCTGGCACTCTATGAAAGCAAGGCGGCCGGCCGAGGCCGCGTCACCGTGTTCGACGAGGAGATGCTGTCCGACAAGCGTTACCGCCGTCTGGTCGAACGGGAATTGCGCGCGGCGATCTATCTCGGTGAACTCGAACTGCACTACCAGCCCATCGTCAACCCGGACGGTTCCACCCATGCCTTGGAGGGGCTGATCCGCTGGCGGCACCCGGTTCGCGGCCTGATCTCGCCGGCCGAGTTCATTCCGATCGCCGAACGCTCGACCTTGATCGACATGCTCGGCGAATGGGTGTTCAAGCGGGCTTGCGCCGATGTCGGCTATTTCCCCGGGCGCCGCATCTCGATCAACGTCTCCGGCGAGCAGCTCAAGCGCGACGAAATCGTCACCATGTGCGACCGCGTGCTGAAGGAGACCGGCCGCCCGGCGGCGCAATTCATCATCGAGATCACCGAGACGGTGGCGACCGCGGCCACGCCCGAGATCCTGCGGCGCCTGGAAGCCTTGCGCGGCCTCGGCTTCCACATCGCGCTCGACGATTTCGGCACTGGCCATTGCGGCTTCAACTATTTGAAGGCCTTGCCCATCGACATCATCAAGATCGATCGCTCCTACATACGCAGCCTCGCCCATGACCAGGTGGCGCAGATCTTCGTCTCCGCGCTTGGGCAGATCGCGCGCATCCAGGACGTCACCATCGTGGCGGAAGGCGTTGAGACCGCGGAAGAATTCGCGCTGGCCAAGGCGGCGGGCTGCAACCGCTTCCAGGGCTATTATTTCGGACGGCCGACGCCGCGCGACAAGCTTGCTCCCGTTCGCACCGTCAATGTCGACCCCCTGGCGCTGAGCGCCTGACGCTGCCCGGATTTCTATTTTCCTTGCCCTGCCGGCAAACAAGTGGGACGATGCTTTTGGGCAGGTGGCGCTTGAAAAGAACCCCGCCCGCGACGGTCGAACAGGCCGGCCGCCGCTCGGGACCGATTGACCAAGCCTGAACCATGAATGCCAGTCGGTCCTACGGGAAACGCCTGAGTGGAGGTCAGTCATGGGTAATCGCGCCGGAGGACGACGCACGGGACCGAAATGCATTGCCATAGTCGGTCCCTTCGCAAGCGGTAAGACGACACTTCTAGAAGCCATATTGGCCCGCACGGGCGCCATCCCCCGCCAGAACCCGGTTTCCTCGGGCAGCACCGTTTCAGACCATTCGCCAGAGGCACGCGCCCACGCCATGAGCGTCGAGGCGACAATCGCCACCACCGAATTCATGGGCGAGCAGTTCACCTTCGTCGATTGTCCCGGCTCGATCGAATTCTCCTTCGAGGCCGAGCCGGTGCTGGCCGCCTGCGACGTAGCAGTGGTCGTGGCCGAAGCCGACGAGAAGAAGATCCCCGCCTTGCAGCTCATCATGCGCAAGCTCGACGATCTCGGCGTGCCGCGCATCCTGTTCCTCAACAAGGTCGACAAGGCGGTAGCAGGCGTGCGCGACACGCTGAAGATGCTGCAGCCGGCAAGCTCGGTGCCGCTCCTGCTGCGCCAGATTCCGTTGCGCAAGGACGGCGTCGTCATCGGCTCGATCGATCTGGCGCTGGAGCGCGCCTACATCTACCGCGAATATGCCGAAAGCGAGGTGGCTCAGATACCGGGCGACGACAAGGCGCGCGAGCTGGAGGCACGCTTCTCCATGCTGGAGACGCTGGCCGATCATGACGACCAGCTGATGGAACAGCTGCTCGAGGAGATCGAGCCGCCGAAGGACGCGGTTTTCGACGATCTGACCGCCGATCTGCGCGACGGCGTGGTGACGCCGGTGCTGATCGGCACCGCCGAGAAAGGCAATGGCGTGCTGCGCCTCCTGAAGGCGATCCGCCACGACGCGCCCGACATCGAGGCGACCCGCAAGCGGCTCGGTGCCCCGGATGGCAACGCCACCGTGGCCCAGGTGATGAAGACCATCCACACACCGCATGGCGGCAAGCTGTCGGTGTCGCGCATCCTGTCCGGCCAGGTCGCCGACGGCCTGGAGCTCTGGCTGCCGGGCGGCGGCACCGCCAAGGTCTCCGGCATCTACAAGATGCTGGGCAAGGACCAGGTCAAGCTCACCGCCGCCAAGGCTGGCGATACAGTGGCGCTCGGGAAGCTGGACGACGTCAAGACCGGCCAGACGCTGACCTCGGCCAAGGGCGGCACCAAACAGCTGTTCGATGTCGAGCCGCCACAGCCGGTCTTTGCCTTTGCGCTGCGCCCCAAGGAGCGCAAGGACGAGGTCAAGATGTCGGCCGCCATCCAGCGGCTGGCCGAGGAGGACCCCTCGCTCAGCCTGCGTCACAACCAGGACTCGGCCGAAACGGTGCTGTCCGGCCATGGCGAGATGCACCTGCGCGTCGTGCGCGAGCGGCTGGAGGGCAAGAACCAGATTCCGGTCGAAGGCCATGCGCCGGCCGTGCCCTATCGCGAGACGATCCGCAAATCGGCGCAACAGCGCGGCCGCCACAAGAAGCAGTCCGGCGGCCATGGCCAGTTCGGCGATGTGGTGATCGAGATCAAGCCGCTGCCGCGTGGTTCCGGCTTCCAGTTCACTGACACCATCACCGGTGGCGTCGTGCCGAAGACCTATATCCAGTCGGTGGAGACGGGCATACGCGACTATCTGAAATCCGGCCCGCTCGGCTTCCCCGTCGTCGACATCGCCGTCAACCTGTCGGATGGCTCCTACCACGCGGTTGATTCTTCCGACATGGCCTTCCAGATGGCAGCGAGGCTGGCGATGAAGGAAGGCATGGCTGCCTGCTCGCCGGTGCTTCTGGAGCCGGTGATGAAAGTGGAGATCGTCACGCCGTCGGACGCCACTTCCAAGATCATCGCGCTGATCCCGCAGCGGCGTGGCCAGATCCTCGGCTATGACGCGCGGCCCGACTGGCCAGGCTGGGACGTCGTCGAGGCGACCATGCCGCAGGCCGAGATCGGCGATCTGATCATCGAGTTGCGTTCGGCAACCTCGGGCGTGGCCAGCTATCGCGCCGCCTTCGACCACATGGCCGAACTCACCGGCCGCCTCGCCGACGAAGCGATGAACACCAACGGCAAGGCTGCCTGATTCTCATCCAATGCACGTCGCCCAAATTGCGCAGCGGTTTGGGCGACGTGCATGAAACAGGACCTCAAGCGCGTCGCTCTGATGCGAGCGCTTTGGCGCAGCATCCGTTTTGTTCGGGGACAAAACCAAAAACGACGCCCGGGGGGGCCGGACGCCGTTTTGTTTGCGGACCGTTTTCTTGGGAGGAGAAACGGCAGGTCCGCCGCATGTGCAGTTGCCGATCTTCGGCGGAAAAGGTTCGGACGCGGTAGCCGCCTGAGCCCGGCCGTCCGAGTGATGCCCCCATCTCTCGTCCGAACCACACCGCGTCCTATCATCTACTTAGCAGGTCGAGGGTGGCCTTGTCATGTTACCAGAGGTTACATGACACTGTTACGTGGCAATTCCGGCGAACTTTTCCGTCACCATGGTGGCATCCGGGCAACAAAAAAGCCGGATCAACGAAGATCCGGCTGAGTTTGATTGGAAGTGCCTGTTAAGGCTAACCTCCAGAGGGGAACACTCAAGGGCGCTAATGGGAGGAGAACGCGCCCAAGAGATGATCTATATATGTGCTCATCATGCCCAAGAAACAAGCATCTATTTTGCAACACACGCATGCAAAAAGACACAGGCTGTGGTCTAACCCGTTCATGGTGCCAATAGGACCAGCAGATTCGTCAAAAATGGAGCACGCAACCGGGTAATTGCCGTCTTGAGAACGTCAATTCCGGACGACTTTGCTCGCAAATGACGAAAAACACCTGATGACCTGGAAAGAGGCAGTGGTCGTTTAATTCTGAGGCAGCCAGGCAAGGACATCCAATGCGCCCCTTTTCGGCGATCGCCGGCAGCGGCATCTTCCTGGTCGCGGCACCCGGCGTGGTCGCCGGACTATTGCCTGGCTCTGCGATCGCTGGGGGCCTGCCATTGTCAGCCATGCCTGGCTTTGTCCCTGCCGGCGGCGTTCTCATCGTTGCGGCAACCGGCGTGCTGCTGCATGCCTTCGCCCGTTTCGCGCTGGAAGGGCTGACGCCCTGGCGGGGCGGATAGACCACCGCCGCCGGCGCTGCCCCCGTGGGCTAATAGGACCAGCTGCGCGCCTTGGCGATGATGAAGTCGCGAAAGACATGCAGCTTCGCCTGGTTCTTCATCGCGTCGGGATACGCGAAATAGGTGTCGAAGGACGGCACTTCGGTTTCCGGCAAGAGCTGCACCAGGCCTGAGTCCTTGGAGATCACATAGTCGGGCAGCATGGCGATGCCGGCGCCGCCCTGCACGGCGCGCTTGATCGACAGGATGTCGTTGATCTGCAGCGTCGGCACACGCTGGCCGCCTTCGAAATCGCCGATCGTCTCCAGCCAGTTCAGCTCCGACAGATGCGAGGGCACCGGCACGCCGAAGGTGACAATGCGATGGCTCTTCAGCTCCGCGATCGAAGCCGGCTTGCCATACTTGGCGACATAGGATGGGGCCGCGTAGAGGTGGAAATGTACGGTGAACAGGCGGCGCTGGATCAGGTCCGGCTGCTGCGGCTGGCGCAGCCGGATGGCGCAGTCGGCCTGGCGCATGGTGAGGTCGAGTTCCTCGTTGGCGAGGATCAGCTGCAGGCTGATCTCGGGATAGAGCTCGATGAATTCCTGCACGCGTTCGGTCAGCCAGCCGGCACCCAGACCCACCGTCGTCGTCACTCTGAGCACGCCGGAAGGCCGGTCCTTGGTCTCGGTCAGACGCGACTTGATGGTCTCGAGCTTCATCAGCACGTCATGCGCCGTGCGGAACAGCATTTCGCCCTGCTCGGTCAGCACCAGGCCGCGGGCATGGCGGTTGAACAGCGGCACGCCGACATCATGCTCGAGCGCGCTGACCTGCCGCGAGATCGCCGATTGTGAAAGATGCAATGTCTCGGCCGCGTGCGTAAACGACCCCGCTTCCGCCGCGGCGTGAAACACGCGTAGCTTGTCCCAGTCCAACGCCATGATACCCC
The genomic region above belongs to Mesorhizobium sp. B4-1-4 and contains:
- a CDS encoding LysR family transcriptional regulator, encoding MALDWDKLRVFHAAAEAGSFTHAAETLHLSQSAISRQVSALEHDVGVPLFNRHARGLVLTEQGEMLFRTAHDVLMKLETIKSRLTETKDRPSGVLRVTTTVGLGAGWLTERVQEFIELYPEISLQLILANEELDLTMRQADCAIRLRQPQQPDLIQRRLFTVHFHLYAAPSYVAKYGKPASIAELKSHRIVTFGVPVPSHLSELNWLETIGDFEGGQRVPTLQINDILSIKRAVQGGAGIAMLPDYVISKDSGLVQLLPETEVPSFDTYFAYPDAMKNQAKLHVFRDFIIAKARSWSY
- a CDS encoding elongation factor G; the protein is MGNRAGGRRTGPKCIAIVGPFASGKTTLLEAILARTGAIPRQNPVSSGSTVSDHSPEARAHAMSVEATIATTEFMGEQFTFVDCPGSIEFSFEAEPVLAACDVAVVVAEADEKKIPALQLIMRKLDDLGVPRILFLNKVDKAVAGVRDTLKMLQPASSVPLLLRQIPLRKDGVVIGSIDLALERAYIYREYAESEVAQIPGDDKARELEARFSMLETLADHDDQLMEQLLEEIEPPKDAVFDDLTADLRDGVVTPVLIGTAEKGNGVLRLLKAIRHDAPDIEATRKRLGAPDGNATVAQVMKTIHTPHGGKLSVSRILSGQVADGLELWLPGGGTAKVSGIYKMLGKDQVKLTAAKAGDTVALGKLDDVKTGQTLTSAKGGTKQLFDVEPPQPVFAFALRPKERKDEVKMSAAIQRLAEEDPSLSLRHNQDSAETVLSGHGEMHLRVVRERLEGKNQIPVEGHAPAVPYRETIRKSAQQRGRHKKQSGGHGQFGDVVIEIKPLPRGSGFQFTDTITGGVVPKTYIQSVETGIRDYLKSGPLGFPVVDIAVNLSDGSYHAVDSSDMAFQMAARLAMKEGMAACSPVLLEPVMKVEIVTPSDATSKIIALIPQRRGQILGYDARPDWPGWDVVEATMPQAEIGDLIIELRSATSGVASYRAAFDHMAELTGRLADEAMNTNGKAA
- a CDS encoding cupin domain-containing protein gives rise to the protein MKIIACGSVPTIIAPEKYFTGRVLQTPMVETEAPARLRATLVAFEPGARTHWHTHPFGQTLHVTSGAGLAQAWGGPVQEIRAGDTISFAPGEKHWHGAGPKTAMTHIAMQEALDGVHVDWLEAVSGEQYGS
- a CDS encoding putative bifunctional diguanylate cyclase/phosphodiesterase, coding for MSILATIKNHSGRIYRGIQALLVLSIGAAVLGAFNISRDLPPGCAFAVSILATSLALLALIYMRSSVVHRLRSAEAAEAEKHHFLTRDAMTGAMTRRYFLEALRDSLGTMRERREATLLLIDLDHFKQLNDTFGHQFGDLTLMHLVKTAERIFAGSMVGRLGGDEFGVIIPHADLNAINKNVRQLLDAMRAGKSHEGKIIPLSISLGVALAPAHASNTTELMLVADLALYESKAAGRGRVTVFDEEMLSDKRYRRLVERELRAAIYLGELELHYQPIVNPDGSTHALEGLIRWRHPVRGLISPAEFIPIAERSTLIDMLGEWVFKRACADVGYFPGRRISINVSGEQLKRDEIVTMCDRVLKETGRPAAQFIIEITETVATAATPEILRRLEALRGLGFHIALDDFGTGHCGFNYLKALPIDIIKIDRSYIRSLAHDQVAQIFVSALGQIARIQDVTIVAEGVETAEEFALAKAAGCNRFQGYYFGRPTPRDKLAPVRTVNVDPLALSA